The proteins below are encoded in one region of Polynucleobacter sp. AP-Nino-20-G2:
- the rpoZ gene encoding DNA-directed RNA polymerase subunit omega, with protein MARITVEDCLKTIPNRFELVLAATYRARQLVQGHSPRVESRDKATVVALREVAAGVTDRDMLTKVPL; from the coding sequence ATGGCCCGTATTACTGTAGAAGATTGTCTAAAAACTATTCCTAATCGTTTTGAACTGGTATTGGCTGCGACTTATCGCGCACGTCAATTGGTTCAAGGTCACTCCCCACGTGTTGAGTCCAGAGATAAAGCAACTGTAGTTGCGTTACGTGAAGTTGCTGCTGGTGTAACTGACCGTGACATGTTGACCAAAGTACCTTTGTAA